In Pseudophryne corroboree isolate aPseCor3 chromosome 3, aPseCor3.hap2, whole genome shotgun sequence, a genomic segment contains:
- the SP6 gene encoding transcription factor Sp6 — MLTAVCSSLGNQPSEAPGSPSSSERSLKTYTLPPDSDPALSVLQETDQNPSYSSTERYTSLSSVRLPCQSFSSQESAENTSFTKFLSPPFEMSHPYESWMRPPTSGGPGEETGVPSWWDLHAGSNWMDMQPGAGGFSTQSSHQSPLGAYGSDLCIPTPHMLPPTPHLIGTLDAQIESHAAEQSSDGSPRAKGARRAMPRSAAQTACRCPNCQEAERAGSNADVTKRKTMHNCHIPGCGKAYAKTSHLKAHLRWHSGDRPFVCNWLFCGKRFTRSDELQRHLQTHTGAKKYPCPSCSRVFMRSDHLTKHMKTHEGETRGPTETMGKTKIEPEESSSSHTN, encoded by the coding sequence ATGCTGACTGCTGTATGTAGCTCTCTGGGTAACCAACCATCAGAGGCTCCTGGATCTCCATCCTCCTCTGAGCGGTCTCTGAAAACCTACACACTCCCTCCAGATTCTGATCCAGCATTGTCTGTCCTGCAGGAAACTGACCAAAACCCATCCTATTCTTCTACTGAGCGATACACATCTCTCTCCTCTGTAAGGCTTCCCTGCCAATCTTTTTCAAGCCAGGAATCTGCAGAGAACACATCATTCACCAAATTTCTAAGCCCACCCTTTGAGATGTCTCATCCATATGAGTCCTGGATGAGACCTCCAACCTCGGGAGGGCCTGGAGAGGAGACTGGAGTTCCTTCATGGTGGGATCTTCATGCTGGGTCTAATTGGATGGATATGCAACCTGGTGCTGGAGGCTTCAGTACTCAGTCATCCCACCAGTCACCTCTGGGGGCATATGGCTCTGATCTATGTATTCCCACTCCACATATGCTGCCTCCCACCCCACATCTCATTGGAACTTTGGATGCCCAAATTGAGTCTCATGCTGCTGAACAAAGTTCAGATGGTTCCCCTCGTGCGAAAGGTGCTAGGCGTGCAATGCCACGTAGTGCTGCTCAAACTGCCTGTCGTTGTCCCAACTGCCAGGAAGCAGAACGTGCTGGTTCCAATGCAGATGTAACCAAGCGCAAAACCATGCACAATTGCCACATTCCAGGCTGTGGAAAGGCATATGCCAAGACATCCCATCTGAAGGCTCACTTACGCTGGCATAGTGGAGATCGACCATTTGTCTGCAACTGGCTGTTCTGTGGCAAAAGATTCACTCGAAGTGATGAGTTGCAAAGGCACCTACAGACCCATACCGGGGCCAAAAAATACCCCTGTCCTTCCTGCAGCCGTGTCTTTATGCGGAGTGATCATCTCACGAAGCACATGAAGACCCATGAGGGAGAGACACGGGGGCCCACAGAAACTATGGGCAAGACCAAGATAGAGCCAGAAGAGAGTAGCAGTAGTCATACAAACTGA